The stretch of DNA acggtactaaccatgctatctagattttcccagaactgcatcttggtgctctcactaaggcctacctgagaggcataggcactgatcacattcaaaaccgaatctccaactaccaaccggattaggataatccggtcgccttgccttctaacctctacgactccatccttaaggctcctatcaatcaagatgcccacaccattcctacccggagttgctcccgtgtaccaaagcttgaagctagtatcctcaacctccttcgccttctgacccttccatttagtctcctgaacacATAGAATATTtgcacgcctcctaattgctgtatcaactagctctcgcaacttacccgttaggaaccctacgttccagctacctatacgaatcctagttggctcggctagcttccttacccttcgcacccgtcgagggaagtgcgaagacccttgctcatttttcactacacccgggcgtagatgtagcgcgctattcaggtgacgacccgacccttgctcacttatcatcgtacccaggtcacgatacgacgcgcccttggggggatggcgacccggcccttgcccatttatcaccacacccgggttccgatgtagcgcgtcgctaagagggttacgccccaacgagtttcttgtgggtttcaaatccattagagtggctattttttatgctggtttgacAAAatctaacgcaaccctcctcttttatccgggcttgggaccggctatgctgagacgactcaggagagagagagtcttccagtcagcataggcggagttaTTGGCAACATAGCAATAGAATATAAATTTGTTTATGAACCTATATCAACAAGGTGCCCACCAATATGTAGTTCTGCACAAAGTTAAACAGACAAGTAACATTTTCCAGAATATTAATTCTTCACCTGCAAACCATAGCATTTTCTAGTGACCCTCCTTTGATGAGCCCAGCACCACGTATTTTTTCGATCtgcataataaaaaaatacagCAAGCAGAAGGGAGTCAGAGATATGAGGAAAAAGATTGTAAACACATGTTCACCGATAAAGAACCCCATAAGAAATCATCTGTGTTGTCCAAACAATAAAAGGAGAAAAATGAAAAGCCAAGTGCCCAAGGCCAGCAAAGTTACAAGAAAGATATAGTTTTCAGCAACattccaagaaaaaaaaaggaaaaacaaacacAGGACTAAGACCAGCAACTTGTGAGGATGACCTAAGTACACTAGAAGAGGAAAACAATGTATGATATATCACAAAATCATGACAAAGTACATTAGCATGAAACCATGCACTAGGCAAGTAACTTAGTCACACAGTATTAAAAGAGGTCCTATCAAGTAATTCATACATGTAAATGCAGATCCAATACAAGTTAATAGCACATAATGGAAAGAAGTGATGACAAACATATAGTATATGTATGAGTAGACCTCTTCAAATATACAGAAAGTTCTTGCCGGAGCAATCTTGCTTGAGTATATATTAGGATCCAGGTATGTAGAAAACCATTGACACTCAATTGCTGGCACCTGCGATACAATGCATAGTTTGCTCAAAGTTACAAACATGTTTCAAATATTTTCACCATTTTTATAGTCCAAAAGTAGTTAAAAGATAGGAAATATGACAGGCATCTGCCAGAACCAATGCACAAATATTTTACTAATGCAGACAAGTGAGGATACTCGCACCTCTTCCTTTTTCTAAAAAGAACATTTGATGATCCTAGAACAAAGCTAAGCCACAAAAGCTCCCAACATGAAACAAAATAAGGCCCAAAAAGGTCGAATTTGGGTAACACTGATCCATCTTAAAGTTTATAGTGACCGAAGACCTCAGCCCACTTGCGTTATTCCATATACCGGTATACCGTTAATGATAATTTTATAACCTGTGCATCATTGATTCATAAGAAACGAACCAGTTGCATATCCAGAACGGACTAGTTTTTCCTGATTACCCAAGGAAGAGATgaatatatatacctttgggaaATCAATTCCATAGCTGATGCGGATTTGCAAGCTAGGGAATGCAGCTATGAAGCAGTCATCTCTCTGCAAGTAAACAGGTTCGTTAATTTGGGGGGCCAGTTTCTCCAAGTTTCGCCCACTTGTATCCTGGGCCGCACACAAACCTGCACTTTGTATTGCCTCTACCCACTCTTGTGCTGATCCATCAAGCAAAGGAATCTGTCATTGCTTAACCAGTTTCACATAAATCGAGAAGACAACAAGTTGCAACTAGGAACCAAACATCGAAAACTCACACCTATGCAAATGCAACTAAAGTACCAGTAACAAATTGGCAGTTGGGAGCTAAAACGAGGTGGCAACAGAGCAAACGTGGACACACCTCGTCGCCGCCACTGACCTCGACGCGGCAATTGTCGACGCCTAGCGCCTCCATCGCAGAGAGAAGGTGCTCCACCGTGCGGACCCGCGGGCCCCCGCCTTCGGTCCGCCGAAGCGTCGTGCAGAGCTGCGACCGTGGCTCTGCGttccccacctccgccgccaacctcgcctcctcctcgccgtccacGAGGAAATACCTaccctcgccggcgtgcgccgGGATTAGCGTTGCAGTGACACGCGCGCCCGAGTGGAGGCCCACGCCAGACCTGCTCACGGTCGCCGCCAGCGTTTGCTGCGGCCGCCTCGTCTGGTAGAAGGGGGTTAGTCTATATGGATTTCATGTAAAGATTTTCAAACACTAGAGCGTCGCTGACTGTACTCACCGGCTTCCAGGACAAGGCAGCGCGGGAGACGAACTTGAgggcttgggcggcggcggaggacatggcgacggcggcggcgcagcgtgcGACTTGGAGGCTCTGGCAGCAGCGAGACGAGAGGAAGGGGAGTCCGCGGACGGGTCGACACCGCCACGTAGGCCCCACGGGCGCCAGGGCCCGCGTGCAGTGACCCTGTCACTGTGCAGGTCGACTGCAGAGGTACACGGGCTGGTTGTAGCCTTGTAGGGTTGGAGTTGGACGGCTTGTTGGGCTTTGACGGCCTCGGCTGCTTAGCTGCACACTTAATATAATTTCGAGTAAAGGCCGGCCCTCAAATTTATTTGTCTTGACGTTTCACTTAGGCAATCGTACTCTTAAAATGTATATCGGGCTCTCTAAATTTGGGCTCGGATATCATTTAGGTCCTTATACAATCAAAGTGCGGATCTTACTCCCTAAATTTGACTTTGGCTATCATATAGGTCAGTAAACTGTTGAAATGCGGTGTCATTACTTTCACCGGCACATTTTCAGACTTGTTTTATTGCTCGTCAGCTTTTAACCATATTCGATCAATAATTTATTTTACAAGCCCCTAATTTTAGTTTTAGTTTAGTGAGTACGACAAGTTATTTGAACTCCTCCATGAATAACATAGTACGGATGTAATGTCCACCTAGCAATTTGAGGTATTACCTTCAAAGTAAAAGATCATCATTCTTTCTCAGTTCACCATATCATTATTCTCCACACACGTTGAGCTGAAATTCGTTTTATTTTACTAGTACATTATATCTATGTGCAGTTAAGTTTTTATCAATTTAGTTGAGATGACAATACTTTTAGAGAGTATATGGACCTAGACAACACCCGAAGCCAAGTTTAAGGGGCTAGATCTACGTTCTGAGAGTATAGGGACCTAAATAACACACGATCCTAAGTTTAGGGAGCCAGATATGCATTTTAAGAGTACGGGGATCTAAGTGACACAACGAGATAAGTTTGATGACTCGCATGCACTTTACTCATAGATTTCCTATCTTCCACTAAAAAAACACCTAAAGATGAGATTATATTGCCAAAGTTTGCCAATGGCTGAAATCAGAGCCATGATTTCTTTTGAGAACGCAGAGCCTACGACCGTGGCTCGGTGttccccacctccgccgccaccctcgcctcctcctcaccgTCCACAAGGAATATGTACCCCCGCCGGGTGCGTCGGGATTAAGCGTATCTGTGACACGCGTGCGCGAGTGAAACCCCATGCCTGAGCTGCTCACGGCCGCCGCCAGCGTTTGCTGCGGCCGCCCTGTCTGGTAGAAGGGGGTTAGTCTGTATGGATTTCAGATAAAGATTCTCAAACACAAGAGTGTCGCTGACTTTACTCACCGCTTCCATGTAGGGGCGGAGCTAGGTGTAGCCTTTGTTATCAGTTGACATCGAAGACTTGTTGCAAAATCAATAGCGAATTAGTGTTTCATACCGCTCATCTAAGTAGCTGACACCGGTGGCTCCATcggctggcttcgcccctgcttCCATGAGAAGGGAGCACGGAAGACGGACTTTATATAGGCGGCGCCGATACGGCGACGAGCAGCAGAAAGGCAGTCACAGCTTGCAAAGCCTGAATAAACCCCTAACTCGGGTCGCGATTGTTGATCATGATCTGAATATATTTACAGATGGACCCCAAAATCGGATCACGAATTCACGATCGCCCATGAATCGGATAGCGACCTTTGCACATAACCTTTGTATTTTGGTGTGCCTTCGCGGGGAATGTAATTACGACGGAGACATCACTAATTGGGATATTCACCACAAGCACGTTCTATGAAAGTGGAACCTGTCTTCACCGTTCTGGAATCCGAATGGTTGGCGAGTAGCAGACCAATGCCGTATGCCCCATGTCGTAATTGACATCCTCTATAGCCGACCCAAATCGATAACCTGTCAAATTCCTGTCTATCTTAACATCAACACAGGAAAAGGGCAAAACGAAAACGAAACAGATATATAGAGCAAAAAGGACATTAAATTTCCGCATTTCTGATACAGCGATTTCCTTTCCTGCTACTGAAATAATACCTCGATCCCAACAAACGCATGGAGCTACGGAGCTTACAGCTCTCAGCTCTGAAAGAATAATCTACTACCGAACTGTACAATCTCATGGTACATACTAAATTTTAATTTCCTATATAAAACCAACAAGTATTCAACAGCTAGATCTTTGCTCGCGTAAAGCCAGCCTGAGTTTTCCAGCTGTTTTCCCACTTCAGGCAAAACAAGTAAAACCAGAGGAGCAGCATCCGCACGGGTATTACCAAGTAATCAACATTGAGCTCTGAAATAACTTAACACACAGCAGATCTGTAACTCGCAAAGTCGCACTGACTTGAAATCAAATAAAAGAAGGCCTGATTGATGGTCAGTGCAGCCTTGGGTTCTTGCAGACATGCAAGTGAAAGACAGGAACAGTAGAGATCAAGCCAGGTGAATCTGGAGGCCTTTGGCTCTTTCTCTGCTTGATACAACAGATGCAGGACCCCTACTTTACAATGCTGAGGATATGATTGAAAAATGGCTAATAAGGAGAGAGTAATTTTTCCTCAAGTTCACGGAAACCACGGTAGACATTCTCTGTTTGGTTTTGTGCAAGGTTTAATCGCTTCACCTCATTCAAATACCTGAAGTTGCAATACAGTACAAGAGATTGGTCAAATACATCTGTGCAGTGGTAGCATGGTTCACACAACAAAAGCTGTAAAACAACAGAATAATGTGAATGAAATTTTTTAAGCGTCTTTGGGTAAGTTTAAAACGTTTAAACAACTTATATGTACAATCGTATGAAATAATGCAATTCAAAGAGAAAATTGTGAATATAACTGCAACCGCAATTCATACATAAACTTACCTGTTCGCCAAGCTAATTATTTTATCTCGAGCACCTTGATTTGCAGTTCCTGTTTGGCTCAGCGAGAATGTTCCATCAAAAAAGAATGAAGCCCCAGCACTTGTGGTGCCTAGTCTCTGTGCAATGACAGACATCCCCCACTCACGAAGGATCGCAAGAACTGATCTCAAAAGGCGCAACTTAAGATTTAGTGAAGGTTTGATTGCGCCATTTGATAACAGTTGATCATACACAGCAAGAACTGGTTCAGGAAGACCTTTACAGGCACCAAGAAGAGCTCTTgcaacatcatcatcaccaaCCAATTCTTCTCCTGAACTTAATCTATCCTGTAGAGAAGAGCAGGATAATGTGAGTACCACAGTGGAATGCCCTCATAGCTAGTCTCAAGCATGCAGGTATATAAAGAACACAAAATACACATTACCAATGCAGCCTTCTCAAGGTGAAGGCATATTATATCCAAAGGTAAACAAGCTCCATCTGCAGGATCGAGTTTCGAGCCTACTCTTTTCACCACAGAACATGCTTCTGCAACACCACCTCTTGTAAGTGCCTGGTCAAGGAGTCTAGCCCAAATTTCTCGAACAATTTTGCTATCAGCATCTCCAGAGTAATTAGCAAAGCTCAGCATTTCCAGGCAAACCTGATAAAACATTTCAAGTCATTTTAGCAAGAAATCATTTCCCAATAACCCAATATATGCGCAAGACTTATCTTGTAAAAGGTGCTCATAGTACCAATAGACAATAGACACTGTCTAAAATTAGGTTCAGACGATCAAAAATTTGTACTGAAAATTCATATCCTGAACCCCAGAGTTGTGAGTTTTAAATACAGCACAGCAAGTAAACAGGGTTTGATGTACCCAATACAAGCATCACGTAATTAAGGAAATCCTTTTAAATCAAGTTTCACATGGAAAGAAAAGTTAAACCAGAGTTAACCTTTCTATTGCCTTTTCTGACATCCGTCAGCGTTCTGCTTGACTCCTTGTTGATTAGCTTTATTCGCTACAAATGATTATATTCATGTTCTTTCAAGTTTCATCTAACGCTTATGTCTCCTACTTCAACAATATCCTCAAAATGTTGCACCTCCATAAACTTTGCTATTATGCTGAGCAATACAAGTCCTATGGATGAGCTTATTATAATGTTGCACCTCCACAAGTTTGAGAATATAGAAATCATTGAGACGTAACAAAGCAGATTAAATTCACAAAAACAAGGCCAAGAAAGTTTTCATGAAACAAACAAAACCATACCTCCCAGAGATTAAATGGAACAGCATAGTCATTATATAGTTGAGTGATACTCTTGAGATTCAATGAAAGCTCTTTTGCCTTATCCTTAGCAGCTTTAGCAGTCTCTGCATCAGCAAGAATGTTGTCACGAGGGAATGGGTCACTAGGTGATTCGGAACTGCTTGGTGGAGTATTTTCAACCCGCGCTACCATGAGCTCCAGTTCTTGTTTGATTTGCATTTGGAAGCGAAGCACTGCAAGTTTACCTTCAAGCAAATCCACTGTACTACTATCAATAGGATTTCTAGATGAATCAGCAGCGATGCTTGCACTTTTGGCCTGAAGCACTGCATCTCTGAGATATTCATACCTGGATTCCAGTAGATGTTATACTGTTATTCCATATAAATGATGGAGCTTAAAATATTAAAGAAAATAAGGAGGGAGACCTTTTTTCAAGAGTTGGGGCTTCTTCAGAATTGGAGCACTGTCTCTCCGCCAATATTAACAACATCCTGGCAGCACCAATATGCTCCCCCTTAAGAACATAGTACCTTGCTAGGAGCTCGAGATACTTTGTTTGACTAGTCGAGATAGGTGCACCTAAATCTTGCAACTTAGAAGCTCCTGTTGTAAGTGAAGAAACCGCCCGAACCTTATATAGATATAGGGAAAAATAGGAAGTCAGGAACAACATGCTGGTCTCACCAACCTGGCAAGGACTTAAATGACATGTGAATGATAATGGTTTGGAAGGATGTCATGACATGAAAGGCATTTATATAATCATATCACCAGTATTTAAGGAAGTTCTTCACAGCTATTAATGGTAAAATGACTCAAATATTAAGTACCAGTAGATGGtagtaaaaaaaaacagatatGCCTAGTATTTGATGGGCATGCTATAGGCAAACCTGATCAAATCCAGCAAGTCTTTTATTGATATTAAACAGGACATGTGAAAACATAGAATTCAGGCCTTGGATCCTGTCAGGGAAATATGCTTCTGAAGGATGGAGTTGCAGTATAGACCATAAAATTCAGGCGAACTACACAAGAAATGAAGGTAACCTTCAACTAACATGAACCATGATCAATGGCAGGAGCTTATTGGTCTCCATGGACAACATAATTAAATCATCCATAATATAGTTGGACCCGAATGATTCACTTGTATGTCAACAGACAAACCCCAGAATAGGATAATTATATCACCGATACCAGATAATGTTTCCAGTTTGATGAAAGTACTAATCATGTTATCCATAGTTACAAATTTTAGTGGGAAAACAAGGATTAGGGCTCACCTCTTCTTGATGCTTACGACCAGCACTCTGCAGAAAGGAAACCAAATCAGAACCACCATACTCCAAAAGCTCATTTTCAAGACCAAGCTCGATCAGTGTCCTGTATAGATGCTCATGGAAAACCGTGTCCGGCCATTGGACGCTAAGTTGGATGATCTGTTTGATATACTTGCTTCGAGAAGCTGGATCAACAGCAG from Panicum virgatum strain AP13 chromosome 9K, P.virgatum_v5, whole genome shotgun sequence encodes:
- the LOC120646810 gene encoding probable UDP-3-O-acyl-N-acetylglucosamine deacetylase 1, mitochondrial isoform X4 — translated: MSSAAAQALKFVSRAALSWKPTRRPQQTLAATVSRSGVGLHSGARVTATLIPAHAGEGRYFLVDGEEEARLAAEVGNAEPRSQLCTTLRRTEGGGPRVRTVEHLLSAMEALGVDNCRVERDDCFIAAFPSLQIRISYGIDFPKVPAIECQWFSTYLDPNIYSSKIAPARTFCIFEEIEKIRGAGLIKGGSLENAMVCSMSGGWLNPPVRFEDEPCRHKILDLIGDFSLLAQNGNQGFPIAHIVAYKAGHALHTHFLSYLSGKITVDQEELAGQC
- the LOC120646810 gene encoding probable UDP-3-O-acyl-N-acetylglucosamine deacetylase 1, mitochondrial isoform X2, which encodes MSSAAAQALKFVSRAALSWKPTRRPQQTLAATVSRSGVGLHSGARVTATLIPAHAGEGRYFLVDGEEEARLAAEVGNAEPRSQLCTTLRRTEGGGPRVRTVEHLLSAMEALGVDNCRVEIPLLDGSAQEWVEAIQSAGLCAAQDTSGRNLEKLAPQINEPVYLQRDDCFIAAFPSLQIRISYGIDFPKVPAIECQWFSTYLDPNIYSSKIAPARTFCIFEEIEKIRGAGLIKGGSLENAMVCSMSGGWLNPPVRFEDEPCRHKILDLIGDFSLLAQNGNQGFPIAHIVAYKAGHALHTHFLSYLSGKITVDQEELAGQC
- the LOC120646810 gene encoding probable UDP-3-O-acyl-N-acetylglucosamine deacetylase 1, mitochondrial isoform X3, whose protein sequence is MSSAAAQALKFVSRAALSWKPTRRPQQTLAATVSRSGVGLHSGARVTATLIPAHAGEGRYFLVDGEEEARLAAEVGNAEPRSQLCTTLRRTEGGGPRVRTVEHLLSAMEALGVDNCRVEVSGGDERDDCFIAAFPSLQIRISYGIDFPKVPAIECQWFSTYLDPNIYSSKIAPARTFCIFEEIEKIRGAGLIKGGSLENAMVCSMSGGWLNPPVRFEDEPCRHKILDLIGDFSLLAQNGNQGFPIAHIVAYKAGHALHTHFLSYLSGKITVDQEELAGQC
- the LOC120646810 gene encoding probable UDP-3-O-acyl-N-acetylglucosamine deacetylase 1, mitochondrial isoform X1, which encodes MSSAAAQALKFVSRAALSWKPTRRPQQTLAATVSRSGVGLHSGARVTATLIPAHAGEGRYFLVDGEEEARLAAEVGNAEPRSQLCTTLRRTEGGGPRVRTVEHLLSAMEALGVDNCRVEVSGGDEIPLLDGSAQEWVEAIQSAGLCAAQDTSGRNLEKLAPQINEPVYLQRDDCFIAAFPSLQIRISYGIDFPKVPAIECQWFSTYLDPNIYSSKIAPARTFCIFEEIEKIRGAGLIKGGSLENAMVCSMSGGWLNPPVRFEDEPCRHKILDLIGDFSLLAQNGNQGFPIAHIVAYKAGHALHTHFLSYLSGKITVDQEELAGQC